A section of the Ruania halotolerans genome encodes:
- a CDS encoding protein jag, whose amino-acid sequence MTNDTTAPEESELPSTNAVLEEEGEIAADYLEELLDIADLDGDIDIDVDHGRAAVAIVTEEDPAALRALVGKKGEVLDALQELSRLAVQAKTGNRSRLMLDVGGYRKQRKQELTAIAQEAIESVKSSGSSVALAAMNPFERKIVHDAVADAGLISDSEGVEPNRHVVVRAGD is encoded by the coding sequence ATGACGAATGACACGACTGCTCCTGAAGAGTCGGAGCTGCCGAGTACGAACGCTGTGTTGGAGGAAGAGGGCGAGATCGCCGCGGATTACCTCGAGGAACTGCTCGATATCGCCGACCTCGACGGGGATATCGACATCGACGTGGATCACGGTCGTGCCGCGGTGGCGATCGTGACCGAGGAAGATCCTGCGGCATTGCGCGCGCTGGTGGGCAAGAAGGGCGAGGTGCTTGATGCTCTCCAGGAGCTGTCTCGACTCGCCGTCCAAGCCAAGACGGGCAACCGGAGCCGGTTGATGTTGGACGTCGGCGGATATCGGAAGCAGCGGAAGCAGGAGCTCACCGCGATCGCGCAGGAGGCGATCGAGTCGGTGAAGAGTAGCGGCTCGAGTGTGGCTCTGGCGGCGATGAACCCCTTTGAGCGCAAGATCGTTCACGATGCGGTGGCTGATGCCGGGCTGATCAGTGATTCTGAGGGCGTCGAGCCGAACCGCCACGTGGTTGTGCGCGCAGGCGACTGA
- the rsmG gene encoding 16S rRNA (guanine(527)-N(7))-methyltransferase RsmG, translated as MSEDFDAVVDDAQSRAVLGLAWGGVARFAEMLADQGELRGLIGPRELPRLWTRHVVNSAAVAQFLPAEGSVADVGSGAGLPGVVLALMRPELDVHLIEPMERRITWLSEVVEELDLDNVQLHHGRAEELHGRLKVSVATARAVAALDKLARMTLPLVEPGGRLLAQKGRRAAEEVSRADSVLRQLGGANVRIHEVDLLGDGDVTRVVEVLKTR; from the coding sequence GTGTCAGAAGACTTCGACGCGGTGGTTGACGATGCACAGAGCCGTGCCGTTCTCGGGCTGGCGTGGGGCGGAGTGGCACGCTTTGCGGAGATGTTGGCCGACCAGGGCGAACTGCGCGGGCTGATTGGCCCCCGGGAACTCCCGCGGTTATGGACTCGCCACGTAGTGAACTCGGCGGCTGTTGCACAGTTCCTCCCAGCTGAGGGTTCAGTGGCGGATGTGGGTTCTGGAGCGGGTCTGCCAGGTGTGGTCCTGGCGCTGATGCGACCTGAGCTGGACGTCCACCTCATCGAGCCGATGGAACGCCGGATCACGTGGCTCAGCGAGGTGGTTGAGGAGCTTGATCTGGACAATGTGCAGCTGCATCACGGGCGCGCGGAGGAACTTCACGGGCGCTTGAAGGTCTCGGTGGCGACCGCTCGTGCCGTGGCGGCACTGGACAAGCTCGCACGGATGACGCTCCCGCTTGTGGAGCCGGGAGGCCGGTTGCTCGCCCAGAAGGGCCGGCGTGCGGCGGAAGAGGTGAGCCGGGCGGACAGCGTGCTGCGGCAGCTGGGTGGTGCCAACGTGCGCATCCATGAGGTCGACCTCCTCGGTGACGGTGACGTCACGCGTGTGGTTGAGGTACTGAAGACTCGGTAG